The Macaca fascicularis isolate 582-1 chromosome 1, T2T-MFA8v1.1 genome includes a window with the following:
- the OR10K2 gene encoding olfactory receptor 10K2: protein MERVNETVVREFIFLSFSSAARLQQLLFVIFLLLYLFTLGINAIIISTIVLDRALHIPMYFFLAILSCSEICYTFVIVPKMLVDLLAQRKTISFLGCAIQMFSFLFLGCSHSFLLAVMGYDRYVAICNPLRYSVLMGHGMCMGLVAAACACGFTVAQIITSLVFHLPFYSSNQLHHFFCDISPVLRLASHHNHFSQIVIFMLCTLVLAIPLLLIVVSYVHIISAILQFPSTLGRYKAYSTCVSHLIIVTVHYGCASFIYLRPQSNFSSSQDALISVSYTIITPLFNPMIYSLRNKEFKSALCRIVRRTISLS, encoded by the coding sequence ATGGAGCGGGTCAATGAGACTGTGGTGAGAGAGTTCATCTTCCTCAGCTTCTCGTCCGCggccaggctgcagcagctgcttTTTGTTATCTTCCTGCTCCTCTACCTGTTCACTCTGGGCATCAATGCAATCATCATTTCCACCATCGTGCTGGACAGAGCCCTTCATATCCCCATGTACTTCTTCCTTGCCATCCTCTCCTGCTCTGAGATTTGCTACACCTTTGTCATTGTACCCAAGATGCTGGTTGACCTGCTGGCCCAGAGGAAGACCATTTCTTTCCTGGGCTGTGCCatccaaatgttttctttcctcttccttggcTGCTCTCACTCCTTCCTGCTGGCTGTCATGGGTTATGATCGTTACGTGGCCATCTGTAACCCACTGCGCTACTCAGTGCTCATGGGACATGGGATGTGTATGGGACTAGTGGCTGCTGCCTGTGCCTGTGGCTTCACTGTTGCACAGATCATCACATCCTTGGTATTTCACCTGCCCTTTTATTCCTCCAATCAACTACATCACTTCTTCTGCGACATCTCTCCTGTCCTCAGGCTGGCATCTCACCATAACCACTTTAGTCAGATTGTCATCTTCATGCTGTGTACGTTGGTCCTGGCTATCCCCTTACTGTTGATCGTGGTGTCCTATGTTCACATCATCTCTGCCATACTTCAGTTTCCTTCCACATTGGGTAGGTATAAAGCTTATTCTACCTGTGTATCTCACCTCATTATTGTCACTGTCCACTATGGCTGTGCCTCCTTTATCTACTTAAGACCTCAGTCCAACTTCTCCTCAAGCCAGGATGCTCTAATATCAGTATCCTACACTATTATAACTCCATTGTTCAACCCAATGATTTATAGCTTGAGAAATAAAGAGTTCAAATCAGCTCTTTGTAGAATTGTGAGAAGAACAATTTCCCTGTCATAA